Proteins from one Desulfovibrio sp. Fe33 genomic window:
- a CDS encoding glycosyltransferase domain-containing protein, which yields MRLRLDCFGNTAIGCAAIRGGAPSGTGERPQQRAGNDSLPAKQHSAKMNMLNIDTGHIVLAVLLLASILLSIRFKDIAKRNTRRLKDYRSQLSKEAHLARLKEYKNSPVKRKYAYFTSLTGGYESFKVPEYFDPTFDYYIFTDDENLKVFEPFKKILISKPGEDPVRVSRRVKLNPFEMLPGYEYAVWVDASFLVRNSLEPYVSKVQRAEADLGVFPHPERNSYEEEAAACIRKGKDSEEIIQAQLECYKTQYDIKAINDQPLLAMGVFIANLKSETCRLFFDCWREEYQRFSRRDQLSAPFALNAVRPKYILLESTADLAHQHNKYMFEIYNHSTQAGYTTPEYLPETTEVSRLPEFVDEKR from the coding sequence ATGCGGCTTCGACTCGACTGCTTCGGAAATACAGCCATCGGCTGCGCCGCTATCCGTGGTGGCGCACCCTCTGGAACAGGGGAACGGCCGCAGCAAAGGGCCGGGAATGATTCCTTACCCGCAAAACAACATTCGGCAAAAATGAATATGCTCAACATCGACACGGGACATATCGTACTGGCAGTACTGCTGCTCGCTTCGATACTTCTTTCCATTCGCTTCAAGGATATCGCAAAGCGCAATACCAGGCGTTTGAAGGATTACAGGTCGCAGCTTTCGAAGGAGGCGCACCTGGCCCGCCTCAAAGAGTACAAGAACTCTCCCGTCAAACGCAAATACGCTTATTTCACTTCCCTCACGGGGGGGTACGAATCGTTCAAGGTGCCGGAATATTTCGACCCGACGTTCGATTATTATATTTTTACGGATGACGAGAATCTCAAGGTCTTCGAACCGTTCAAGAAGATCCTTATCAGCAAGCCCGGCGAAGACCCCGTGCGCGTCTCCCGCCGAGTCAAGCTCAACCCCTTCGAAATGCTGCCGGGATATGAATATGCCGTCTGGGTGGATGCGAGCTTTCTGGTGCGAAACAGCTTGGAACCCTATGTTTCCAAAGTTCAACGGGCGGAAGCCGACCTGGGAGTGTTCCCCCACCCGGAAAGGAACTCTTACGAGGAAGAGGCCGCAGCCTGCATCCGCAAGGGGAAGGACAGCGAAGAAATCATCCAGGCCCAACTGGAATGCTACAAGACTCAATATGATATCAAGGCAATCAACGACCAGCCGCTTTTAGCCATGGGGGTATTCATAGCCAATCTCAAAAGCGAAACCTGCCGCCTCTTTTTCGATTGCTGGCGCGAAGAGTATCAGCGTTTTTCCAGGCGGGACCAACTCTCCGCCCCCTTCGCGCTCAATGCGGTGCGCCCCAAGTACATTCTGCTCGAGTCCACTGCTGATCTTGCTCATCAGCACAACAAATACATGTTCGAGATATACAATCATTCCACCCAGGCGGGCTACACGACACCGGAGTATCTCCCCGAAACGACCGAGGTCAGCCGCCTGCCCGAGTTTGTCGACGAGAAGAGGTAA
- a CDS encoding asparagine synthase-related protein: MHFILGKAGTWTREELDKTRRVLTEEYGEECQFVETGQGFILCPAGEDKPLTGIFISNGLCVVFYGVAHHPVPHWAYMETPQDSPQLTAKHIASLYTEHGDRFLADITGSFACCIFDEAAQRALLFTDHAGMRNLYLAETPGEVWFSTNPRTLAKSLPQKPTVNRSFEDFFLCYGFHPFNGTSYTGVTGHKSDCLVEVHAGETRTFKAEKSALNVPDVAELPEDEATDMLYDVFMQSVEGQCTAGDKVGVLLGGVDSALVAAALRRLGKEVHTYSFYYDLNNFNQPHTDTLAESIGTTHHWVRITPEVIAEGLASYADVFCQETNWLNYPVQTAFLCAQIKEDGISHVYTGDGCDGAFLGYPNVHKRSVIYNSIANLPEGLLNTVLGLLSVAPVEYATGRIYTLFMNVLRSLKRRGAERLLLSFKVADEASLGRLRGGNAPVQNMAIEEIITSLSRPWSRNTPDRISYAGKSMLSPNKIKMNGCMDQHGLCLFSPYLHPVLKQFAQNLPDKYLRPKDNTGSNARLGKYILLKMIEKHELLPHEIIYQRKVAAVDAPIDDWYRDTLRAAIMQELKGLPFPANKRYVNFLLRNHPLTSFYKRHLSSDQLSTHTISLLLTYASFTKGF, from the coding sequence ATGCATTTTATACTCGGCAAAGCAGGTACCTGGACCAGAGAAGAACTGGATAAAACTCGAAGAGTTCTGACGGAAGAGTATGGCGAAGAATGCCAATTCGTTGAGACCGGGCAGGGCTTCATCCTGTGTCCTGCAGGTGAAGATAAGCCGCTAACCGGTATTTTCATTTCCAATGGGCTTTGTGTAGTTTTTTATGGTGTGGCTCACCATCCCGTGCCGCACTGGGCATACATGGAAACGCCTCAGGACTCCCCCCAGCTGACGGCAAAACACATCGCCTCGCTTTACACAGAGCATGGAGACCGGTTCCTCGCCGACATAACCGGTTCCTTTGCCTGTTGTATTTTTGATGAAGCTGCGCAACGCGCTCTGCTGTTTACCGATCATGCCGGGATGCGCAATCTGTATCTCGCAGAAACGCCCGGAGAAGTCTGGTTTTCCACCAATCCTCGCACCCTTGCCAAGAGTTTGCCCCAAAAACCAACTGTGAATAGAAGCTTCGAAGACTTTTTCCTTTGCTACGGCTTCCATCCGTTCAACGGCACGTCCTACACCGGAGTGACCGGACACAAGAGCGATTGCCTTGTGGAAGTTCATGCAGGCGAAACCCGAACGTTCAAGGCGGAGAAATCTGCGTTGAACGTCCCCGATGTCGCGGAGCTGCCCGAGGATGAGGCGACGGATATGCTCTATGACGTGTTCATGCAGTCCGTGGAAGGTCAATGCACAGCAGGAGACAAGGTGGGAGTTCTGCTGGGCGGCGTCGATTCCGCTCTCGTGGCGGCCGCCCTCAGGCGGCTAGGCAAGGAAGTCCACACCTATTCCTTCTATTACGACCTGAACAATTTCAATCAACCTCACACCGATACTCTTGCCGAAAGCATCGGCACCACGCATCATTGGGTGCGTATAACCCCGGAAGTCATCGCCGAGGGCCTTGCCTCTTATGCTGACGTTTTTTGCCAGGAAACCAATTGGTTGAATTATCCAGTACAGACAGCATTCCTTTGTGCTCAAATTAAAGAGGACGGCATTTCGCACGTTTATACGGGTGACGGCTGTGACGGAGCCTTCCTTGGATATCCCAATGTGCACAAACGAAGCGTCATCTACAATTCGATAGCCAATCTGCCTGAAGGATTATTGAACACGGTCCTGGGCTTGCTCTCCGTCGCTCCAGTGGAATACGCTACAGGGCGTATTTACACGCTGTTCATGAATGTGCTCCGCTCCCTGAAAAGAAGGGGCGCCGAGCGGCTTCTGCTTTCCTTCAAAGTGGCTGATGAAGCTTCTTTAGGCAGACTGAGAGGTGGAAATGCTCCTGTCCAGAATATGGCTATTGAGGAAATAATAACTTCACTTTCCCGCCCCTGGTCCCGGAATACGCCTGACAGAATTTCCTATGCGGGCAAAAGCATGTTGTCTCCAAACAAGATCAAAATGAATGGATGCATGGATCAGCATGGACTTTGCCTGTTTTCCCCCTATCTGCACCCGGTTCTCAAGCAATTTGCACAGAACCTTCCGGATAAATACTTGCGCCCCAAGGACAACACCGGTTCTAATGCCCGGCTTGGAAAATATATTCTGCTCAAAATGATTGAAAAACATGAACTCCTGCCGCACGAAATCATCTATCAACGAAAAGTCGCGGCCGTCGATGCGCCAATTGACGATTGGTACAGGGACACATTGCGCGCCGCCATTATGCAGGAGTTGAAGGGGTTGCCGTTTCCCGCAAACAAAAGGTACGTCAATTTTCTGTTGAGGAATCACCCGCTGACTTCATTCTACAAACGTCATCTCAGTTCAGACCAACTTTCAACACACACCATTTCTCTGCTGTTGACGTACGCTTCCTTCACAAAGGGCTTTTAG
- a CDS encoding polysaccharide pyruvyl transferase family protein → MKNDANPEFSMPLFVLTGTYNSKNKGDAAMQISTAQELRKRFPNARIVLHTPFPDLDRPFYPNMEILKSSRRRLIFGTLQILRAALYRRFGILGNDEIRTLHQADAVIDLSGDMMTESYGPHVAYSHFIPLLITLALGRPLMLCAQSIGPFKWTMPLARFIFDRTDLITTRDEISSAYLAKHHLGRTVAETADMAFLLEPVPDERVNEILKLESLSLGGRKMLGVSVSGLIEQHYRRRNPNAASLDFDGLMAGELDSIIDQLDVDILFIPHVTGPTSIKDDRIAAEKVMNKMNRSDRAFSLRGDYRPDELKGVISRLWMHLGARMHASIGAVTTSVPVAAIAYSHKTPGVMKQFGLDPYVVDIAEFGRDDLAKAVCSLAADRSTVTERLRMKLAPLRQKANDNVNLAVNHFSK, encoded by the coding sequence ATGAAAAACGACGCCAATCCGGAGTTCTCTATGCCCCTCTTTGTTTTAACCGGAACATACAACTCGAAGAACAAAGGCGACGCCGCCATGCAGATCAGCACGGCGCAGGAGTTGCGCAAACGATTCCCGAACGCACGGATTGTTCTACACACCCCTTTCCCCGACCTGGACCGCCCGTTCTACCCGAACATGGAAATTCTGAAGTCGTCGCGCCGAAGACTTATTTTCGGGACACTGCAAATCCTTCGCGCGGCGCTTTACCGCCGTTTCGGCATTTTGGGCAATGATGAGATCAGGACTCTCCATCAGGCAGACGCCGTCATCGATCTATCCGGCGACATGATGACCGAGAGCTACGGTCCGCACGTTGCATACTCTCATTTCATCCCTCTGCTGATAACCTTGGCGCTTGGCCGCCCGCTGATGCTCTGCGCGCAATCCATAGGTCCATTCAAGTGGACCATGCCGCTGGCCAGATTCATTTTCGACCGAACCGACCTGATAACCACTCGCGACGAAATATCCTCAGCCTATCTGGCGAAACATCATCTTGGGCGCACTGTTGCCGAAACAGCGGACATGGCGTTCCTGCTGGAACCGGTTCCGGATGAACGTGTGAACGAAATTCTGAAGTTGGAGTCACTGTCTCTGGGCGGTCGCAAAATGCTGGGCGTCTCCGTATCGGGACTCATCGAACAGCATTACCGCAGACGCAACCCGAATGCGGCCTCATTGGATTTCGACGGGCTGATGGCCGGAGAACTGGACTCCATCATAGACCAACTTGATGTGGATATCCTCTTCATCCCACACGTTACCGGCCCCACTTCAATCAAGGACGACCGAATCGCCGCCGAAAAAGTCATGAACAAAATGAACAGGTCGGACCGAGCCTTTTCCTTGCGGGGCGACTACCGCCCGGATGAACTCAAGGGCGTCATCAGCCGTTTGTGGATGCATCTCGGCGCACGAATGCACGCCAGCATCGGTGCCGTCACCACTTCCGTTCCCGTGGCCGCCATCGCCTATAGCCACAAAACCCCGGGCGTCATGAAACAGTTTGGTCTGGACCCGTACGTGGTCGATATCGCCGAATTCGGCAGAGATGATTTGGCAAAGGCCGTTTGTTCGCTTGCGGCCGACCGTAGCACTGTGACTGAAAGACTACGCATGAAACTAGCCCCGTTGCGCCAGAAGGCAAACGACAACGTCAACCTCGCCGTAAACCATTTTTCGAAGTAA